The following is a genomic window from Nitrospira sp..
ACCCGCGAGTCCGACGAACTGAGTGGCGACATGAAATTCGGCGCCTCCTTTTTCCGTAGGGCGTATTCGAATGATTCGTGCCGACGCCTCAATCATGGTGAAGGGCGGAAGGATGACCTTCAGAACCAGAACATCATCCACTTCAAACCGTCGCGGCGTAGTGAACCCCAACCCGCCGGCGCTGATATTCACATCCGTCAGGCGCGCAATGGCCACGCTTCCCGGATGACTCTTCGCCAATGATTTGAGAATGGTCTCGAGCATCCAATCGATCTTCGACACCCAGGGCAAGAGGGGCGAGCCGGCGAAGGCCTCGCCGACCCGAGCCAGGAGATCAAGCGTCGGTTTCGAAACGGCGGTGGCAATGGTGTCCTCCGTCGCCGGCGGAAGGTGAAGATTCATGGCATCTGGCGACTCACCGAACAGCCGGTATTCCAGCAACAGACGGTCATCGATGCGCAACCATTCACGCCGCTCGTCGTTCTTGGTATCAGGACGGACCGTGTGGAAGGATGAATTGTTTAAGGGAGCCATGAAAAGCCTCTTCAATCGATACCGGTGGTCGATAGGTTGAGGATCTTCGAGCAGTGACGGCCAGAGCGCGCATGACGGAGGGTCCGACGCCGGACTATCAACCCGAGTGGAGGCGACGAGCGGAGACCTACACGCGGCTCTGATGCGTACAGAAGATTTATGCCTGAAGATACAGGTCGCCGTTTGCAGGAAACCTCGGCCCGCTGATATCTCTCAACTGCCGTAGTCGTCGTTTCACCTGTGCGGTCTCCACAAGCAACCCGGCGATACCGGCTTTCGCCACGATCAGCGCTGCACGGACCTGTTCATCCATCGCAATCAACCGTTCGGCGTCGGCTGAATCGACCATGTATGTTTTCAGTAGTATCTCGCGCTCTCGGTAACAGGCTTCAACCCTATCCCAATCACCTGCCTGCGACGCTTCAAGGGCTTGCTTGGTCAGAAGGCCGACCGATTCGCCGTCATGCGATTGATTGGCCGAAGGCTTATTTACCGGCATGAGCCACCGTTTCCTGTCGGGCGACGACCTGCCAGGCCTCCCGCAGGGTGGTCAAGCAACGGATCGGTCCGTCCAGATGTGTTCCCTTGTGTCGAAGATTGGCTTGGATACACTGTTGGACCATGTAGTCATACAGGCGGTGCAACGACCGGGCGATTTCTCCGCCATGCTCAAAATCCAGGACGCTGTCCAATTCTCCCACGATCGCCATGCTGCGATCGAGAAAGCGGGCCTTGTCTTTGTAGTTATTGGTAAGGATGGCCTCCCGCGCCAACTCCAGCGACTGAATGGCGGAATCGTAGAGCAGCACGATCAATTGCACTTGATTGGCGGTCATCACTTGCGTCTGTTGATAGGCATGGGCTGCATGGGCGAGCATGATGAACCTATTGGTTATCTCAGCGCCTGGAGCGCGCCGGTTTGTGCTTGCATTTGCTGTAAGAGACTGTCCAGAGCGGCGTATTGAATGCGGAGGCGCTCTTCATATTGGGTGGAAATATCTTCCATACGTGCGATATCGGCGGTCATTTTGTTGATCTGGTCGGTGATGGAGTTTTTTCGAATGGTAAAGGCTCCCGTATCGACGCTGTCGAGAGTATCGACCGTCTGCGTGATCTGTTGGGCGATGCCCGTCGAAGTCGGCTGGGTGACGAACAGCGCTTTCGTGGCCGCATAGTTGCTCGTCAGCGCCGAATCCAGTTTGGCATCGTCGACCGTCACGGTGCCGTCTCGTTCCGTCTTGAACCCGATTTGTCCCAAGGTTTGATACACCGACGCCCCGCTCACCTGGCTCGACAGGGCATTACGCAATTGACTGAGCACGCTCTTTGCGGTGGTTTCGTTGAAGAAATCTCCGCCGGTCTTGCTGGTGATGTCATAGGTCGTCCGTTCGTTGACGAACTTGACGATATCGTTGTAGGCGGTCGCCAAAGCCTTGATGTTGGTTTTGACGGTTCCGGGATCGGAATTGATATTGACGGTGACAGGAGCCGTCGTGGTCTTGGATTTTAACGTCAGCGTTACATCCGGAATGGCATCGGTCACCACATTACTTTCCCGTTGAATGGTAATGGTAGTCTGGCCAGGGTCACCGATCACCAGAACGGCATTCTGCCCGGCTTGCAGCGTATCGGAGCCTCCCGTGCCGCTTCCGTTCACGAAATCGAGCGACGTCGTATCTGCCGTAACCGAGATGGTATTGGCCGAGCCGGACGCGGTTGCCGTCAACGTCAACCGATAGGCTGGGCTCGATTCCGTCCCGGTATTGATCACCGATGCGGTGACGCCTGCTCCAAGGTCATTGATTGCGGCACGAAGATCGTCCAATGTGGCGCCATTACCGAGCGTCACACTGTGGACGGAGCCCGTTCCTACCTGGAAACTAAAGGTCCCGGCCCCGCCTGATACGATCGCACCGGTCGTGCTCGATACGGCTTTCGCCGCCTTATTCGTAATTTGATTCGCTGTGGCAAGCTGAGTGACTTGAACGGCGTAGCTGCCTGTTCCGGCTCCCGCCGAGGCTTGAGCGTCCAACACGGTGGCATCGCTGACCGTGCTTTTGGACTGATCGAAGCTGCTGGGCAATCGCAGTTGAGCTGCAGCACTCTGGAG
Proteins encoded in this region:
- a CDS encoding Flagellar biosynthesis protein FliS; its protein translation is MLAHAAHAYQQTQVMTANQVQLIVLLYDSAIQSLELAREAILTNNYKDKARFLDRSMAIVGELDSVLDFEHGGEIARSLHRLYDYMVQQCIQANLRHKGTHLDGPIRCLTTLREAWQVVARQETVAHAGK
- a CDS encoding Flagellar cap protein FliD, which gives rise to MAISFGGLGNGVDFGQVVSALVKVQRQPIDKLTADKQALQTKLTDYGQLGTKLLALQSAAAQLRLPSSFDQSKSTVSDATVLDAQASAGAGTGSYAVQVTQLATANQITNKAAKAVSSTTGAIVSGGAGTFSFQVGTGSVHSVTLGNGATLDDLRAAINDLGAGVTASVINTGTESSPAYRLTLTATASGSANTISVTADTTSLDFVNGSGTGGSDTLQAGQNAVLVIGDPGQTTITIQRESNVVTDAIPDVTLTLKSKTTTAPVTVNINSDPGTVKTNIKALATAYNDIVKFVNERTTYDITSKTGGDFFNETTAKSVLSQLRNALSSQVSGASVYQTLGQIGFKTERDGTVTVDDAKLDSALTSNYAATKALFVTQPTSTGIAQQITQTVDTLDSVDTGAFTIRKNSITDQINKMTADIARMEDISTQYEERLRIQYAALDSLLQQMQAQTGALQALR